The genomic stretch AGTTCAACagatattttcttcttctccgcgTATTTATATTGCTACCAGTACAAGTTGAATCATAATGTGGATTACGGTAATTGCAGTAGGTCAAGAATACTAAACTTGCAAGTTCAACagttattttcttattcttcacACAGTTCCACTGTTACCAGCACAAGTTGAATCATAATGTGGGATTCCTGTAATTGCAGTAGGTCAAGAACACTATCTTTGCAAGTTAAacaatattttcttcttcattttttaacCGGTAGCTTGTAAAGGCATATCTTATTCTAGCAAGGGTTCTTTGACTAGAAGGAAGTAACCAAATTACAGTGATGTGGTCCAGATAACTACTTATAAGTGTGTCTGAATCTTCGCTGCTAGTTTGTTGCAGATGAAACATTATAGGTGTAGCATAGAAAGACTGCCATTTTGTCTTTCAAATCTAGTTAAAAGTACAAAAGAAGACAAAATCGAAAAGAAATGCAGGTGGGAAAAGTTTGTATAAGGGTTTTCACAAATTGAATGTCAAGCCCCGAGATGAGGCTTGGAGAATTTGGGAAATCAAGAAGAAtttcaagaacaagaacaaaaattagggaagaaacagagagaaagagggggaattgagagagaatcagGAGGAAAGAGagctttgagagagagaatagttTCTGTTATTACTCCACTGATATCCAACTTCTTACAATCGGCCCCTTTTATAGACTACTCCAAAAAACCTAATCTACCCCTGGGGTTGTAACATTTCCCCTCCCCTTAAGAAAATTCTTGTCCACAAAAATTTAGAACAACTGTGCCTTCTTCATCACTCAATTCCTGCcggttcttcttcttcgttttcaTCCTCTATTCCTTCCATATTAAGTAGCTGTTTTTAGCATTGGTGGCTGTGGCTGAATTTATCTCCACACTTATAACATAATCCTAACTTTTGTCTCTGCTCCATAGTAATTGATTTGGCTACATCAGGGTTGGGATAAACCTTAGAATTCACATTCACTTGATTTCCTTCCAATGGTTGATAGAATGAAGGCTGAATTTCCATTGCGATCGTGTACTTATTGAAAATCGCTTCCAACGTAAGCTCCTGTAGCTTTGCCTTCTCAGTCGCCTGTTTCATTGTTGTAAGCATAATCCTCTTAACCATAGGTCTCAATTCATCTTTTAACCCACTAATGAAACTTGATACAAAGTATAGTTCAGTTAGGCTGGGTTGTGAGGTCCACAATAGGGACCTTAGTTCTTGGAATTTCATTTGATATTCCATCACTGAACCTCCTTGTCTtaatttgttgaattcctcAACTACATCCACCATATTCTTTTCACCAAATTGATCACACAATTCCTCAGCAAACTCTGTCCAACTAGCCTCATTTCCCTTGGCTTGGGTCCACCCATGGTACCATGAGTCAGCCATATCGTTGAGATAGGCTGCTGCCAAGGTAATCCTTTGCCCTTCAGCGACACAATAGAATTGAAAGAATCTTTCACAACGGCGGATCCACTACCTTGGTTTTAGTCCCTCGAACACAAGAATCGCTAACCATGGCACTGGTGTGTGGATAGGAGTGTGGGAGGATGCTAATTCAATTAGATCATTCCCTAATTTCACAAATATATTTACACATTTACATATTCAATTTGATTACACACACTCAATCAAATCTTACCGACAATCCTAAATTATCTccaaattgaatttgaattcatTTCCTTAGGtctccaaatattttaaaaatatttcggGTGTTACAACCCACTCATGATCTTCCCAATCTCCatcaaattctaaaatataactCATTTGGGATTAAAACTTCAACTAACGATGATCACAATAACATAAATTAAGCccataaatgaaaaattcaaaggcATGACAAAATAAGGATAAGAAATGAAAGATAGGGCTTCATAATAATAGTATTCATGTCCCATAAATAATGTCATTGATGAGAATTTAAGTATGCAATTTGCCATAGAAATGTAGAGTGAGACAGCCCACAATTCAACAACATTGTCTCGTACGATGATTAAACTCCATTCAAAAGAAATTGGTAAAGATTTCTTTACCTTCCATATCTTCTCATCCCACCTTATACCAATAACATGAAGTCCAAGGCCACATATTTATGTATGTTATCTTACCTTTATTCATCTGGACAAGCACTCCTAAGTAGTAAAATCTTACTTGAAATTAGTAAAATGAAAGGGggtagagaaaataaaaaaatggagtGACTTGTTGGTGCCATCAGAAATTCAAATCATTTACAAtgaatttttaacataaaagtTCGAGGGCAAGAGATAGGCAAACAAAAAATGCAAGTATCCAAAAGAAAAGCTAATATATACATTATTGTTGAATTATTAAACAACATTtgatctaaaagcttaagttgttaAATCGAATGTTACCTTTTGTCATGACTCCAAGGATATAACAGTACTTTAGcagtaattattttgttattttagttgttatattttctctttattttgtaaCGGAAATACTTACCTAGGAgaagctatataaagctactgaCTGGAGCTGTAAAGAAAAGATCATTGgaaaatatatcaaattgacacttctgattctctctctacattctctccctctcaaatCTTCTTGCTCTTCCTCCCTCAActtctctaatctctctctctttctctgttttgTCTGAAATTCTTCCCTAATTATTGCCGCATTTCCTCCTCTTTCAGTCTAATTTCCactcaatttcttccaaattcctattcaaaccttaggcaaaccctagggttgtgacaccTTTATCTTTTCTACTATTATTTTACTCTTAACACGCCCCCTCACGTGTGACCAAGCGTTGTTGACTACCGGTCTAACCATGTtatgcaacaatttaaatattggtTTAATGGTGAGGGTTGAACTCAGGACCTTTGCCTACTCTGATAacatgttgaattgttaatcGCTATCTGATCTAAAAggttaaaatattaagatagaGGGTTaaactttatctttttacccttattttactctcaaagattaaaaaaataaaataaataaaaaaaccgAAGGCAAGCATCAAATAATGAACACATGCCACAAACACTCATCAATCCAATAATTCTTTCATAGTAATTGAACACTACTCCGCTGATAAAAGGCAGAGAGGCTATGGTAGtgcaaaaatatacaaaaataactaGCCACAAAGACTATAATCTATGAAATTCTCAATGTATAATAAATGTAGTTCATTAAGTGTCTGTGGCTGAGGATTTGCAGCTTATTCCTTCCACCTTTCTCAGCAGCTATTGGGACAGTGAATTGCAAACTTCAAATGTTACCTTTACTAAAATTTAAGTTCCAACATAGACccccaaaaagaaaaggaaaattaaaaataaaataaacaaaatgcaaaacaaaCCCTTGTAAAATCCCTATTCTTTATAAAAAGGTCAAGTCAAACATAAGAAAGGTGTAAAGAATGCCAGAGAAACAAAACACTGCAACTAGGTCAGCTTGGTGATAGGAGAAACTGTCATCTGCTTACAGAATACACAACAAACTACTGCAACAATATTCTAGTGAATCTAGGTCTAGTTGAATAGAACATTGAAGTTTTAAAGGCCAAACCACTACAACTGCAGCAACAGCAATAAAGAAGCAGATATTGACTGTACTAATCACGTAGAGGTTGAGATTTGAACTTTGAAGTACAAGCTACTCTAGTAAAATGCTGGTACATGTATGAGAGCAAACTGCCATGCTGTTTTTCAAGGTAACAAGTGTCATTCTCTTTGTATGCAGTCTAAACACAAAGCAACTTTCCTTTTTTTGTGCATTTGCTACCCTCTTTGCCCATTTAGCACAAAAGCTACAACAATAAAACAATATGAATTTATTCATGACTTGATTGAATTCTTGGAAGTCTCAATCCCCCCAGTTAACAATCAGCACAGCACTACCTTTGAACCGCTAAGGCCTTACCATCATCATACGCAGTATAAATATTTCTAGACTGGATCTCACTAATGCATGACGAGCTATACGTGCAACTCTAGGTTAACCGGCAGTGTCTTCCATCATATATGATTTATGTTTTCTTGATTTACTTTGTGCAATCAATTTTTCTCAAGTACACACATGTATGGTAACATTGACTGTTTATTAGTTCACATGACATAGTGAATCAAAGAAGCGGCTCAGTGACAGTACAAGCCGTTGCGTGCGGTTACCTCACTTTCTTGATCAGGATGGCCTTGAGCTTCCGGGCAAGGTCTTGTGATCGGATTTTGCGCTCGAGATTCTTGCGAGCCAAAACGCGCTTCTCCGAGTTCTTGATGTGGTGAGTCTGCTCTCGCTTTATCATCCGCTCGATGCCGCTCGACCTCATTATCCTCTGCATTATCACCAACGCCTGTTCCAGGTTGTTGTTCCAAACCTTCACTCGGATCCCCCGCCATTGTTGAAGCTCCGAATTCAGTGAGCTCAGCCCCACACCAGGCCGTGAGAAGAGATTCCGCATCTTTCTCGCACTTGAATTCTTTCTAGGGTTAGGTTATTCTTTTCTGCCTTCAGGGTTTATCGTCGAACCAGAACCGAAATCGAACAAAAATGGAGAATTGCACATATTCTCTGAACTATGGGAGGGGAACACATTTAACATTAACTTTGGAAATTTACATTTGCACCTCAAACACCAGGGGCTGTTCAAAAAAACCATTAAACCATGAAAATTGACCACAccatgcaattttttttaggGAACGATTTAAGATGGTTTGAGAAATTCATAAACTATGTGACTtgtgatttgataaaaatactttcAGCTTATAATCGAATAGCCTGACTAGTCTAACAATATTGATATGTCCTGCAAACAAGAAAATGTTTATAGAAAATCAAGTGGGCGGGCACCTCACGGTCCCGAGACTCCAAAATGCAACGAGACTTTAAAATATGACGAGAGCCTAAAATATGATGAGAGTCTAAGATGTGATGAGAGTCCAAAATATAATGAGACTTGAGGGAACTTGAACCTTGAAATCACCCACAACTAAAAGACTATCCAAAACGAATATGATATGCCCTGAAAATTGCACCCATATCTGGTTAAGGAATAAATCCAAGCATTAGAATAGAGATGGGTTTGAACCAAGGCGAAAAGGTAAAATGAGCCGTTCAAGACCAAACGAGTGAAAAATCACTCAGTCGTATGACCGAATGGGTAGGAgtttttttccctctctctaTTTCCTACCCCCCGAAGCATGCAGAAATCAGGTTACTTGGTCAAATGACCGACTAAGAGTCATTGTGTGACGATCCAAAAATTTCTTCAATTCTTAATTACAATTCAACCAAAATCATACAACACACAACAACAACGTAAGCTAAATGAATATGAAACACACTACTTAGGGGCTTAATCATACATAGCCACATCATAACTAATCAAATCAGACAAACTATAATATCCGAGCCCCTGATCACATCTTGCACCTCATGGATCTTTTTAGTCaggattgccctgtacacagCTATCTACAACTGACACGCTAAACGGGCTAGCCACGGCATCAGCTTTCACACCtagaatgatggtaaaaacaagatgagccataaggctcagtaagcataataaataaatataggtAAGGCTGGGTATAGATCTCTCACACTTGGTGCATCCTACTAAATGTAGATAAGATAGACCAAAACCAGAAATAGTCATACCCGACATATGCTTCGCTGGACAAAGATAAATCAGTAATAAACCGCAATCAAAATACACCTCGCAACATAACAATGACAATGTTGGGGATACATTCCTAACCCAGAATACACCCGCACAAAGTGCAATGCAGCATATGAACATGCCATGTATACCGTGCAACAAAGAATCTAGTATACCACATAAATaaacaatgcacataacaatttTCGAGGCctacataagaaatgcacatcttggcacccaagtctcggcatacaaacctgccacaACCATGAACTGGTTGGCATAAAGCCCATGAGCCCAAGGCTCCCATCAGAATCACATACCAGAGTCCCCAAGTCATAACTATCTAGAGCCCAGCTTCCACTCATAGCTAttgagggtcaactccataccacgaCTCATAATCACAGTCCATATCGAACAGtaactatgcaatgcaacagataataaatgcaatCGCTTCTGTAGCATCAACGTGATGGCAAgacccccataagccaagcatcagaccatgctacgcccacataagaactcacacaagcaaaatgctctaaatgcatatgctcacttAACATACCCAAGTCGGCACTCAACAGACCAATcgggttatgccaatgtgtaCACTTCcccatatatataaaacatgACCCCCAATGGATGTAACCATAATTCCATGCACTGTAATGTTATGCAAAAtgccacataatggcagagctaaTCGATAGTGACCAAGTACCGATTGACAATCCATGACTAGGAACAATCAATCGACAGCCGTCCTCGGCCCTATGACGGTTTGCCCCTATGTCACCAAATAGTCAACACGTTACCTCACCGAACGAAAACTCAAGCCGCCCGTTATTACCACTCACGCCCACAAATTAAACCATAACCATATCATGATAGGCACAACACTAAGGGTGGGTGTCTGGCGATACCAACTTGCCCGACCCATCTATAATCTATCGTAACAGCTGATAACTGACGCatatacatccagccatcaattgCTACGACCCAATAGTCGACAGTCAGTAGCTTTGTACCTCACACCCTATAACTCACATAAACAAATCTCAAGACTCCCAGTTACAAAAACTCATCTCGGAAGgtactgattagtggttaattttgtaaaacttgtgttataattatacccttcttttgatcttaaaaatggtttaaattagatattaatatatattttatggttatatgcaagtttaaattgaaaaatgaatgaaataaaatctttaaagtaaaatttaataataataataataataataataataataataataatatataaaatacatatacatcattatatgcttgcatgtaatatatatatataatctaatatatatatgtgccatgtgtaatacacatatatataatatataatttattaataacattaaattatttttttaggcatgaagaattcaagtccatgaagaaatcaaacccatgaagaattcaagtctatgaagaaatcaaatccatgaggaaatcaagcccatgaaaaattaaagtccatgaagaattcaagcccatgaagaattaaggcctaatttgagcaacccatggaagatattatttggagaaggcccaagaattatttttaatcctaatgaagattaaaaaaatcaatttatataaatctatttttatttttttatgtgagagctttattaggtgtgttttttagctaaaatccatttaatattaggtgtgtattatagctaaaatccatttaactttaagtgtgtgagtgcccattagatataattatgtctaattgaataattgaaattgtgtggtttgtattgcatcttgtggcctataaatagctcacttgattgcatttgtaagtgtgattattattcttgaatcaaagtttagttatttctttagaattctctctttgagaattgcttttgttctatctcattttctttagtattttctcttgtgattttacttctttctttcttcttttaaattcttatgtcatttatggttactttattattcatcgcctaaatggccggttagtttatgcctttaaatttctgcaattttaatttttgtattttaattatctaccgcctaaatggccggttagtttctactattttaattcttgtcatttaaattctgttatttaaattacgtcgtttaaattcgtgtcaattaacttttaaatggaaatgagtagctaaatctaatcttgggttaaggcaaggacaatgtccaacgccaatgattccaaagaaagctgcgctttaaatgaataacattaatttaaatttcagtatgagtgtgtcttaattattgagaaatcactaggtttggattggagcgtaagcctaacttagagctttcatgtcatgcatgagagttactagaactggaaacgctatcatacccaaacccgaatgattaatttagttgtcttgtatattaattgtaattggatttatggtagttgcttaaattagaatctcacatatcatgtatggggattacttaaactagaactatcatcatctctaattgcatttaataacaaactcttatatctgaaattaaattaatgttgctaatcttttatactaaaatttgggaatcaacgggttggtactgaaattgtcttaactcaagtactatctaatttcatattatcacgttcagtatttattacAACTTctgtcttactttattttctagtatttgttatctaaaaaaacaccataaaaaaatcatgttatcaatccatctaaatgcatgtgcgtgtgtgtgacattctttttcttttgccataaataaatctctcagtggacgatctggactcatccagaaagtataaatttaaatttggactacaactgtactcgtacactgacgagtataaacctttcgcctaaataaagaaaaaaatataaaatttttattgtgttttgttttgtgttttaattgcaaggtgagagtgcagccaaattttggcgccgttgccggggagattaaggccaaaacaaaaagaacgaaaaaattaaaaaaaaaaaggaataagcATCGCCtaataaattcggtaactctttgtgcattgtatatgagactgagatcaggtagaattctGAAACAacattttcatatcattttgattctttacctgcaatttgattgtcaactttacactcatgtctcaataCTACTACAATCTGTttgcacaagatacttatcatgatgaaaatgatcattttgaatccgatttgtctagaccttttaaggattatctataccctcctaggcaaaccacttttaatttgcaaccagacactatccatttgttacccacttaccatgaaattaaggtttggtgtgctgtgtgtgagacttcagctcatttgacggatgactgccctataatacctgcttttaaggagatattgtatggtcaatccagttacacacacacacacacaactatgagggaatgtattaccagaaccatgaggaaaactaccattcggactttgatgcatatcaccctaattcacactttcatccaaatttctcatgggaaaatgattttgtagcccaaccacatgagcacttcatTTCCCAGCcttaatcatttcaaatgaatgaagggtttacattcgatgcatatcaatcccctcatgggagttctttagaagataccttcaatctatttatgcaaggccaaataggaatttttgcacaaatgtccaaatgtcaaaaacataccattagagttacagaggacattaggaaccaattgacacagctaacacagactttgagcatgtcagagcctaTCCATCCTAACTCACTTCAAAttccattaataaaacccataaTCAAAAATGAAAGTCAAGAGCAAGACATAagagtgactgtcttaaggaatggagaaataattgagaaacttgatgcccctagaacaGTACACCCtctggtgcaagaagagagagtggttgatcatagtgaggtagatgtcaatgaagccttggaggaagaaaaagaccaaaatgatgtgaga from Diospyros lotus cultivar Yz01 chromosome 9, ASM1463336v1, whole genome shotgun sequence encodes the following:
- the LOC127809126 gene encoding uncharacterized protein LOC127809126 yields the protein MRNLFSRPGVGLSSLNSELQQWRGIRVKVWNNNLEQALVIMQRIMRSSGIERMIKREQTHHIKNSEKRVLARKNLERKIRSQDLARKLKAILIKKVRGL